AATACAGTATTCCCTACTTACATGACACTCTACTACGGTTGCACTCGTTCAGGATTTTCCGGGACCACCCCGGATTTTGGTCGTCtgtcctggaaaaaaaactaatttcatTGCAGGACAAAATATCTGTGTGAATAATGCTCTCACATTCAGTCAGAGCTTTAGTCGATTAATAGAAAGGGATTATGCTGTCTTTTTAGCCAATGAAATGCGTTCAAAGATCGAATGTATACTGTGTCCATTATGGAGGACGAAACATGACAatcataaataaatcaaaagaaaaatacatttatctaatttttcattccaaagatattattttattattattcgaTATTTTATTATAGTTCAGTGTATTATATATTAGTTTACTAatatatatagtaatatataataatcttTGGACTAAATGGCAAACTTTGGATAATACGATTTAGGTGGCAACCCTACTCTACTGAGTTCTGACTAATTTTCAGTCATAGGTTTAAGGTTTTAGCAACACTGACTGAAATACCTCTCACATctgaatctctctctctctctctctttcaggtCACCAAGTTCAGATTTTCAGGTAAAGATTTAGATATTTTTcatcactagcaaatgcactGCCCACTGAACAATCAGCCCCCTGTTTATGGTAGTTTTGAATGTATCGTGTAATTTTTGTGCTATTCATGGCTGATTCTACAATTAGTACTTGCATACTGTATCATTTCCATTTCAAAGTGACCacttttctctctctgtcactaGTCAACTTAGATGATAGACAAGAAGAGAAAACAACTCGTGGATTCATCAGTAAGAGGAACTCTATCAAGGCTTCCTCAGACACAGCACTAAATAGTTCTTGTCCCGAACAGTGATTTATAACCTTGTTACATGATTTAACACCAACTTTCAGTATCAAAATCTTTTCCTTCTTTGTCTGTGTCCCTGTTTAACTTAGATGATAGACAAGAAGAGAAAACAACTCGTGGATCCATTGGTGAGTAAGAGGAACTCTATCAAGGCTTCCTCAGACACAGCACTAAATGGTTCTTGTCCCAAACAGTGATTTATAACCTTGTTACATGGTTTAACACCAACTTGAATTCCTTTACTAAGCTTGATAAAGGGGAGTAAAATGTATTGTTGCAAACTAGACTATGGAAATAGCCTTCACTAATGATGGCTCTTAAGATAATGAGATTGATCCAGTATTACATACATTTGAGTATCTATTGTAAGGTAGGATTGAGCACAATGTACAACATAGACTAGGCCTGTTCAAATCATGGTCCCCAAGGTCCGAGAACTgatgattttccagccttcctgtCAGGAGCCAGGCATGGTACAGGCGAGGAAAAAggaaggtgacgatccacttgtGGGTCCACAAGAACACAGGGGATTTATTACAGAAACTGGTAACACTGGAAGCACTACAAGGAAAATGGACCACGAGAGGTCAAAATTAAAAAGGGGAACAAAGTAActaacagaacaaaaaatgatccATGAAGGGAAACGGGTAACATAGAGAACAGGCAGGGAAGCAAATATGGCATATAGCAAAACCAAATAACCAACATCACGGAATCAAGACACAGTCAGTGACTCCACAGGGAACAGAGCAGGatcaggtacttaaatacagaGAGCTAACAAGATAACGCAGGATAGGTGAGAAACAATCAACAAGGGCTGGCACAGGAaaacgggcaacaggtggaactaataataattaaagacAGAAACTAGAGAACTTAAATACCAAAAACTAGGAAACATAAACTGCGAATAAAACACTAGGAACAGAACCCAAGGAACAAAATAGAACGCAAGCAGAGAAAACCTAGGACAAGAAAACTAATACAAaagaaacactagggaacaataTCTAATAAATACAGAAACAGAGGTGGGTAGATTCAAACTCACAACTACAGGGTATATAGGTGCATAGTCAGCCCATTGAGCCATGTGACAGTCTAGGGAGCTAGGGAAACACACTAAGGACTTGGACAACAGGgaagacaggatggccagcgacacctgctgggcAAACAAGGAGGAGACACAAAAGGCTGGGACAgatgggtgctgaccctgacacttcTTTTACCTGTGAGCTGGGTGTGAAGCCTccgtggccaatcagaatcagtatttttaaaaataaccgCCTGGGAGAACAGAAAACATgacctggatttggaattgagggccagatttgaaaagCCCTGAAACTGACCAGTGAGGATTCTTTTATGGCAGAATTTGGACAAAcaggaacataagaacataagaaatttacaaacgagaggaggccattcggcccatcaagctcgtttggggagaacttagctaatagctcagagttgttaaaatcttatctagctctgatttaaaggaacccatggttttagcttccactacaatagcaggaagactattccatactctgactacacgctgtgtaaagaagtgcttcctcaaatttgttttaaaatgttctcccgctaatttccacttatggccacgagttctagtatttagactaatattgaaatagtcatttggctgaaatcttatagacctgaatcatatccccccttagtctcctttgctcaaggctgaacagattcagttccgctaacctctcctcgtaagacattcctctaagaccaggaatcattctcgtagctcttcgttgcaccttttctaaggcagcaatgtccttcttgaggtatggtgaccaaacctgcacacagtattctaggtggggtcttaccaaggaattatataagtgtaacatcacctcccttgacttaaactccacacatctagagatataacccaacattctgttcgccttttttattgcttccccacattggcgagagtgggacatggaagcatcaacatacataccgagatctttctcgtaatcagctacctttatttcagtgacCTGTGAGACCTGTGTTTTTCTGCAGATGGTTCTGTATGATTCTGATGAGTTGTCTGTTAATCTTGTGTTCTTTGTCCTAcagctgctgttgttgttgttgtaatagGAGTGTTTACAGTGCTCCTGGTTCTCATAGTAAAATACAGGTACGTTCCACTTTGATTCCACTTTGTTACCTGCAGCAGTAATGACCTCATTCAGGGATTCCATGATTAGCAAAGTCAGGGGGCGAATATCAAGATATAGACAGGCATTTTGATACTTATGCCAGTATCTGCCTATGTCTACAGAACAACATGCTTTAGTAGTGTTTCCACTGGATCTGCCATTCTGTCCTCACAATCTCTTGTGTTCTGTCAAATATCCAGCTTCATTTGACATTTCAAGAATAACATTCACCTATCCTGCAAGTCGGTTATCTAGCAGAACCTCAGTCCCAACGCTGCCAGATATAGGAACTTTTATTGTACATGGACTTCAGTTCTTAACAGTAGTACTTGACTTTATTATAATGTTGATCACCATTGAAGTTTGCATTGTGATTCCCCTTTAACTTGCAGGCATCGTGTGATGCGTCTCTGTGGGGATGAGTCTGTCATCGGGCACCAGGGCAATCAGCTGCAGGGAGGCGCTGAGGCtggtgatagcatcctgcagcAGGACAACGTCCTCCACCTCGTGCCCCAAATCCCAGGCCAGGTGTCAAACACACAGGGTCAGGTCACTcagcagctgctccagctcagccAGGACCTGCCAGATGGTGACCATCATGGACTTCAGGTTGGTGGTGAAGGTCACCATCTTGAGCAACCCGTCGCAGCCGTCCTCCAGGATCAAGAGACGTGCTGTTAGCTCACAGTAGGCCTCCTCCAACTCAGCCATTCCCTGCCAAATCTTCTCTACCTCTTAGCTGTTGTGCTCCAATGAGCCCAAGGAGCTGACAAAAAATCCTTCCCCTTTAGTTTTGCTTTTATGTAGCTCCCACCATCAAGTGCTTTGTATAATTTTCATGTGAGAGTGTTATGACCCTACAGCCAGATTTAACTGGGCGTGCATTTCCTGGCAAATGCATGGAAAAATATATCCACACATCCCATTCGTCATTCCATTTGCACTGACCTCAGGataatgcatatttttaaatacaatttgGAGACAAGTAAGCATCATCTGAGCAGTGTGGTGCAACACTATATTGTAGGGATGTAACGGTATTGTAAATACCGTCGTACCGCAATAGCAAATTTTTTCGATACTACCGTGGTCGCATGACTTGATAAAACGATAGGTCTTCTGAGAAAAGTTTGCTCAGGCGAATGGAGCGAACGGTTGGTAGTGGGAACTACAATTCCCATCAGCCCAGGCGTGGTCATCATCCTTTGCGGTCTGTTGTCGCTACAGATCCAGTAATGCGGAAATGGCGGCTGCTGCTAGTAGCGGCGAAGGAAAAGAGATGGAAATGGTCGAACCTAAAGCGGGTTTTTAAATCCGATGTGTGGAAGCATTTTGGTTTCTCTCTGAAAAGAAACGAGAAAGGAGAAAAGGTGACAAAGAAAATACGGTATGCAGGCACTGCCAGACTGTGGTGAAATACAAGTCGGGGAATACGACTAACATGAGAAGCCATTTGTTAAATCATCACCCCGAAAAGTTACGTGAAGATACGAGGAGCAAAATCCAGTCGGGCCAAAAGACTATAAAAGAAGCGTTTACAGCCTCACTCCCCCACAACAGTGCCAGAGCACAAGAAATCACAAGATGCATTGGTGAATATATAGCCAAAGACCTACGGCCCTTTTCGGTGGTGGATAATGAAGGTTTTAAGAGGTTAGTAAACATGCTGGAGCCAAAGTATAAAATCCCGTCGCGGCCACACTTTAGTCAAACTATTTTCCAGCTCTTTACAAAGAGACAAGGGCGAAAGTTGCACAGAGCCTCAAACAAGCAGAGTGCATCTCAATCACCACAGATTGGTGGACTTCACGAGCTACTCAGAGCTATGTTACCATCACAGCACATGCTATGACAAGTGAATGGGAGATAAAAACTTTTGTCCTACAGACACGGGTACTCTTTGAGTCACACACTGGACACAACATAGGCGAGGTGTTAAAATCTGCTGTTTCAGAGTGGGAGCTCGACATGATTTACAACAACAATGACCAGGGCATCGCTGTGGTTACTGACAACGCAAGAAACATGGGTGTAGCGGTGAAAGAGGCTGGTCTGTCCCCACATGTAAAGTGTTTTGCTCACACCTTAAACCTTGCGTCCCAGGCAGGTTTGAAGGTAAACCGTGTCAGTCGTCTGCTTGGCAGagtgaggcgtgtagcagcgtTTTTTCACCGCAGTTCAACTGCAACAGCTGTGCTGACCTCCAAGCAGCAAATGTTAAACCTGCCAGTACATAAACTGATAATGGATGTAGTAACTAGGTGGAACAGCTCACTTGACATGATTGAGCGCTACCTGGAGCAACAACAGGCAATTGCTGCAGCCCTACTGAGTTCTGAAGTCAGGCGCAATGCACGTGAAATAGACACTCTAGACGCAGCTGACATCGCAGATGTCAATAAATACCGTACCGTGCCATTCATACCGAGGTATTACCGTACCGTGAAGTTTTGATACCGTTACATCCCTACTATATTGGCCAATCATTATAATGAGACCCAGATGCTTTAAAAAGATTGAACAGCAAAGTAATTTTTTTCATTGTGAAAACAAGAACAGTGTTACTGTACATGTCATACACACTTTCAGAGTAACGAGTTATACAGACGCTTCCCGGGTTACAATGGTCTGTGTTACAGTATTTCGACTTTTgaatgggtaaatgtttttcacttccAGTACATTATTCAAGATAACAGTATAACATCCTTGTTGAAAGTAGGGTGATTTGGGGGTGGGGTATGAGAAGTGGGCAGAACATGCTGTTATTTTAATGCCACAGCATCTGGTAGAATCTCCCATCATCATTAAAAAACTCAAATATTTTTTCAAGATTGCAATGGATTTTTAATAGGGGTGCGATGATTCTCCAAATCCATGGTTCGGTTCAGacctttgggggggtggggggtggattttattaattttattaatcaccaACAATTTGGAACATTTAAGAACGTGTGGTACCACTTTACTCAAGGGTGCTCTTCATAagtgacaaatatagactcattGCAGCTTATGATAAACCACCAAAAACGACCTACTGAGATGCAATGGTGAAACTACAATACACgatattttatgtacaatatTGTACTCTATTGAAGCACCGAGCAGACCGAGGCATCACAGCGACAGCGAATGAAAACGAAGAGAGGCGGACTGACACTAAGTTGCTCTTTTATGTTACTCCTCAAAGGTACGGCACACCAAGCAACAATAACACGAAAGCCCTGAATGACCTGGAAACACGGGGAAGTTACACTTAGGCACACACGGCGGGTAATTAAACAACGGCTAAAACGCGCGAGGATGAGGCAAAGACCGAGTACCATTACAGTAGGACGGGTGATTCTCATGAAATCATTGAAATACCACGGCAATAAAGATTTGAAATATAAAGCATATAATTTAGTAATATAACAAAGTATCACAATAAAGATAGTAGTGCTATCTACCTTGCACAAACAGTAATTTCAACATGTGaattttttgtactttattgcATTTTCTGCTAAAATTCCCATTAATGCAATGCGTCAAGCTCTGTCTGAAGCTATGTTGTGTTGTAATTTAAACAGGgtatgataatttttttttttttaaatgtacagaTGTTCAACGAGAGGTTTTTAAATGacagaaaaaatattaaaagtacaTTCATTTATAGCGATAATTTAAAAACAGTGGGAAAATGAGAATTTAGTCATTGACACCATATACTGAAATTCCTATGAAAAGTATGTACAAAACAAAATTCAGAAAGTTTACACCAACTCAGAACTGCTAGAAGAGTacagaaggaaggaaagaaagtTTTGGGCCTGGACAGTCTACAGCAGAGGTTACTAACAGGCGCCTTTGATGGAACAGGAGGTTACCCCACGCACCAAAGTGCACGCAATGGTGGAAGTGCACGCTCTCCTGCAGCAGCTCGTCGGCCAATGGAAGGAGAAGCGGCAGTCGCCGCTCTCCTTCTcagaggcaaccccgcctccaccTACCTGTCCCTGCCGGAGTAAGAAGAAGAGGCGCAGGAGAAAAGGGGAAGAAACCGCCCCGACGATCTTCCTGGGGGCGTGTTATCTCTCCGCAGCACCTCTTCCCGAGGAATGTCAGGAGGAACCCCCTCCTGACTCAGCAGCCCCAGAGGATCATCACAGCCGCACAGCCACCATCACCACAAGCCTCCATGTTCCAGGGCGGCCGCCTGGAACATGTGGGGATCGGGTCAGTCTTGGATGCTATCTCGCGGGTCCCACGGTCCCTTAAAGGGACCCAGCAACTCCGGGAAGAGCCGGACCTGGACGCGCTGGCTGCAGTGCCCGACctcccgcctgctgctgccgccgctctgcccgtggcaccgcctgctggccacgtgtcggcagCACCtgctgcggtgccccctgctggccgcacgcccgaggtgcccgctgaggcgccccctgctggccacgtgtcggcggcgccTGAGGTgcatgctgaggcgccccttgctggccgcacgcccgaggtgcccgctgaggcgccccctgctggccgcacgcccgaggtgcccccGGACCTGCCTGTGCCAGACCCGCCTGCACCAGAGGTCCCGCCTGAGGTctagcccggctcgcctgtccagcccggcacGCCCGCgactccggctgcaccgcctgccacCACGACCGCGGCTCTGACTCCTGCCCTGactccagtccccccagcttTGGTCCTAGTTcctgaggaggtcccggacagcCTGACTCCCGCTCCTGCCTCCATAGAGGAGGAGCTCGcatgggacccctcggggacctccctaatGACTCCTTGTCTTTCGCCCCGGCACGGTCACTTCTGGCCGAAACCCCGCCTGTCAGTCTCCagaaaggggaggggacaccggCGCAGGACTGTggtcccacccgccctgccccctggctcgccctcgcgtgccttggctggggctccgagGTCGCCTGCAGttcctccggctccgtgtcggccgcctccgggcccccctgcttcggctgGGCGTCAGACGGTGCCTTCACCGGCTCCGGTTGCACcgtcgcctgctgcggcttccccctcctgccggCCTGCGCCGGTGGTCCCTCtggctccctccgtgtcccctccgtcactccctcggcCTGTCTCCTTGGCCTCTGCGTGGTCCCCTGCTGCCCCtgcctccctctcgcctgcggcccctccggccgccaCCCGTCGCCCatctgggctccctcgggctccccttcgTCCCCcatccgttcctgtctggtctcccttgtctgctcctcgtcccttcgtccctcctgtttctgctccttgttccgcctttctcgccttctcctgtgtctcctttcctgATCTGTTTGTCTGCGTTTCCCGTTCTGTGTCGGGTCTTGTCCTGGCTTCTGTCCTTGTGTTTGTTCTGcgtgtctgttctgtttccgGTGCCCCGctgatgttttggttttgtctttcaggtcctgttccctcgtctcATCCGTTGTCTCCCCTGGGGCGCGCCCGGTGCACgtacctttgggggggggggggggttctgttacGCCCAGCTTgtccgatcctcttgtgtgccacgcccacctcgtgttaattcccgattgtcatcacctgtttcctgtttctcttgccttgttctgtgtatttagtccgtgtctgaatgagtcttcccagatctgtcattgacgttcgtAATGTCTAGTGCTCGTcttgcctgctttcctgctcgttGGAGCACGTGTGACCGGTCTAGTTACTGCTCCTTACCATGCAGTGAAACCGACCAGTCAATGGTCATAAAGATAAACATTAAACCAGTTTTAGTGCTTTCTTTGCGTTGTGTTTCTTGGTTCTTTGGTAGTGTGTAGGTGTGGAGGAAAAGATGAGTCACTTCAACTGGAGGTACTGGAAGTCCGCCGTCCCTTTATTGATAGGTCGACCTGATGGATTTATCAGAATTACAATTCCCCGACAACTTAGCTCTCCTGCCCACCTCTTCCCTCGAACAGAGCAGAAGTGAGAGGCTAACAAAAACTTTATGTACATCGACATACCAAGAAAAAGTTGGACCTACCTGATGGATTTATCAGAATTACAATTCCCCGACAACTTAGCTCTCCTGCCCACCTACAATATAAATCCACAAGACACGTGCATTCCATTAATTTCCACCAATATCCCTTAATTAATCTGTGAGCTATTTGGAAGCTCGCGCCCACGCTCTTACCTCTTCCCTCGAACAGAGCAGAAGTGAGAGTAAAAAGGCGCGAGCGGCTAATATAGGAGAAACAGCCTGACGGGAATTGTAGTTCCAACCATCTGATTAGTCTGTAAATTAAGCacaaaataaactataaaaGAATTTTTGTGAAATTATATAAATACCAAATACAACCCGTTACACACGCAACACAACAATGATATGTATCTCAATAATTTTTTCCATAAGATAATAACAAATAGACAGCTAAAAAATAAACTCCCATCATATATTATTTAACCAAACAGCTCCTCTTTGCTAGCTTGCCccctgtctgtgcctgtctccATGTTGTTGCTGCATGCAGGACATATgagtgagggagaggggggggttGTGTTCAGAGAGGGAcaggagcagggcaggacagggtgaAGTTGTgcaagagacagacagaggagaAACTGGCGAACTGGCGGCTCTATGGGTATAATTTCAAAGCTGCATGAGCTATGCTGGGGCGTACCGTTGATCAGAGGGTCACCGATTTCAGCCCAGCCTCGGCACATCTACTgtacaaggcccttaactccctgGGGttggcggtcccgccggcgggatctgacagaaatttcgcaaaaccgtttaaataactacgcgagtttttgtcatatacacatttaaaaaataccctcagaaaccttggacggtctactttttaaatatatataggtatacactaaatatatttttacagcttcgtgatacgaatagaaagaacaagagtgactgacttaagtgtctgcgtctcgaagcggctctgatcgcccacccacttgcaaatcgcgctattcgcatgataataacatgaccAAGACTAAGGTAGGGCTAGACAAAGTCAAGATTAGAAACAGACTAATGTTTGAGTCTACATAACACAACACactataaaatgtggagcatagGCACCATCTTGGGGCTAGGCTGTATGGCCCAAAATTTGTGTCACAGTATAATTTGAACTATGGACTTTTTTGCTTCAAATTTCAATATAAAtgtacaaatgtaacattttttcaaataagACACACCTTTTAGTTACAATTGAACTTTGAAGAAGGATGTTTTACACCCA
This window of the Paramormyrops kingsleyae isolate MSU_618 chromosome 1, PKINGS_0.4, whole genome shotgun sequence genome carries:
- the LOC140588143 gene encoding uncharacterized protein isoform X2, whose protein sequence is MASLVLIFFLLLQISRFSDSMPTINLNCSSLRDGDRYRIQTEATVGMNITLCLQEWNRGEQVTKFRFSVNLDDRQEEKTTRGFINDRQEEKTTRGSIAAVVVVVIGVFTVLLVLIVKYRHRVMRLCGDESVIGHQGNQLQGGAEAGDSILQQDNVLHLVPQIPGQVSNTQGQVTQQLLQLSQDLPDGDHHGLQVGGEGHHLEQPVAAVLQDQETCC
- the LOC140588143 gene encoding uncharacterized protein isoform X1, coding for MASLVLIFFLLLQISRFSDSMPTINLNCSSLRDGDRYRIQTEATVGMNITLCLQEWNRGEQNEYPVAYYPKRDFDIYPPVVEVTAQEIWLEKCANLTLTLHCHQVTKFRFSVNLDDRQEEKTTRGFINDRQEEKTTRGSIAAVVVVVIGVFTVLLVLIVKYRHRVMRLCGDESVIGHQGNQLQGGAEAGDSILQQDNVLHLVPQIPGQVSNTQGQVTQQLLQLSQDLPDGDHHGLQVGGEGHHLEQPVAAVLQDQETCC